The following proteins are co-located in the Apium graveolens cultivar Ventura chromosome 5, ASM990537v1, whole genome shotgun sequence genome:
- the LOC141661223 gene encoding uncharacterized protein LOC141661223 — protein MLAYEDESVVPLEITHGSPRFETYEPEINEEGMMLALDLIDEVRDKTNARNTENQRRASLYYNRRVKERFFQQGDLVLRKIEASGVGERGKLAPTWEGPYKVMKTLGQGS, from the coding sequence ATGTTGGCTTATGAAGACGAATCTGTAGTACCCCTAGAGATCACCCATGGATCTCCTAGGTTCGAAACTTATGAACCAGAGATCAATGAAGAAGGCATGATGCTCGCTCTTGATCTCATTGACGAGGTCCGAGATAAAACTAATGCCCGCAATACAGAGAATCAAagaagagcctccctctattacaaTAGAAGGGTCAAGGAAAGGTTCTTTCAACAAGGGGACCTGGTCTTAAGGAAAATTGAGGCGTCAGGGGTCGGAGAGAGAGGAAAGCTAGCCCCAACATGGGAAGGACCTTATAAGGTCATGAAGACATTGGGACAAGGGTCCTAA